The DNA sequence AGGAGACGACATGAAGTTAGTAGTGTAGTAAGCGTTTCCatccaatcagagacgtcgatgtaACACTTCggggattgtgggtagtgtagtatttctcaatGGCATCgcgaataaaacatgtttgtcatAAAACAAGGTTGACTTCATACAGACTTGTAGCTTCTACATGTGCATATACCATCGCTTCACAACCAAGTAGCTCGTGGTTGGTTGACATTGGATGGTTACAACATTATGGCTAATATTTTCTCTTCTGGAACCTCACCGTTGCACTCTATTTTCTGCTTTTGACCACTGGCTGTAGACGTCTTTTCACTTAACGCATTAATGAAGTTTGGGCTTAATGTCTTTTTGCTCCTCAGTCCAAACGATGCCAAAGCCGTCACACAACGCTGTGTCCTGTTCCCCTGCAGGAACGTCCAAGGATAGACGAGAGGGCGAAGAGCCATCCGTGTTTCCATCCATCCGGCCGTGCattcctccagctccagaggagaggaggacgagccCGTCGCCTCCACTCTCTGCGCAAGCGAAGGAGTATTCGGagggggaggtgatggaggttGACGCCGTGCTTGtagtggaggaaaaagaaagtcagCCAGCTGAGAAACTACAATtacaaaaggaagaagaagaggctaCAGAGGGAAAAcgagatgatgaggaggaggaggtggtagaTATGATACACGAGGCGGCaagtgaaaggaaacaaaagggagACGTGAAGGAAGCGGTAGGCGTCTCTTTGttggcgccgccgccgccgcgtcctTTCAGAGACATCGACAGCATCGTGGACAAACATCTAGGCAACTTCTCCTCTGAGATACAGCTCTTCCTGCAGGAGAAGAGCATCAACTACAGCTTCCCACAGTCCCCGCACTCTACTTCAGACACGGTCGCACCCCGACACGCAATCCCACGCACCCTGACCTCTCAGTTTTCACAGTACGTGTCTTACTACAACCGCTGCCCCCCCGTCCAGGACTATGTGAGCTCTCTACAGGACAGCATCAGCGGCATGTTGACAGAGTTTCGCGACGGCAGGCAGAGCCGGGCCGGTACCGAGAAGTCGTTGGCTAGCAGTGTAAGCGCTTTTGTCGCCAGCATCCGAGCTGATGCTACCACTACTTCGGACAGTCAAACACCTGCGCTCTCcagaggaggtgaagtgtgGCAGGCAGCAGTTAACACCAGACAGTTTCCCGATGCAACGATCGACAGGAATTCCCCGGCTTCTGGTGTCACTTTACCTCTCCCTACCTCTGCTGCCCGTTCCGTTTACAAGGCTGCACACGGCACCgaccttcatcctcctccgAACAATTTGCCACAGTCACACTGCAGTCGCAATGTAGAGATCAAAAGAACAGCGGCTCACGATGTCGCACAATCACAAGAAGACAGCTTTACCAAGGCCGTACATTGTGCGACTGACGCAGAAGGTGGGGTTCGTCTCGCAGGGTCGAACTCTGCCTCGACTCCCCCGGGATCCGGCGGCGTCTCTAAGCCCACGGCGGAACCTTCGCACCCGCCTGAGCTGGTCTCCAGCTCGGCGCCCGTATCCGCCCCCGCCACGGCCCTCAGCTCCTTGATCAGCCAGATGCAGCCGGAGGTGTTCAACAGTCTGGTGAAGATCATCAGAGACgtgaaaaaaaactccctgcaGTTCTACCTCCACAGCACCGAGCCGGGGGACCAGGTCTATGACGAGGTCAAGGTAACGCCATGGGCACTGCTACCCTACACTTCATAGATTAATTAACTTGACGGATTGAGGGTCCGTCCCATTCCCCCTCTTGTCCCTTCCCCTTATCCCGACCCCTTGTACCTTCCCCTTGTACCTTCCCCTTGTCCCTACCCCTTGTACCTACCCCTTGACCCTACCCCTTGTACCTACCCCTTGACCCTAACCCTTAGTTCTTCCACGCCACCTAAAGTGAACATCTGACCACCCTGGGTTTGACGGGCTGTTCGAAGTCGTTTGTAGGGGCAGATAACCcagatttcaaatgaaatgggaCCCCTAACCCTACGTGGTAATGCGCAAAACCGATGGGTAGTGCTAAGGGGTAGGCTAAAGAGGTAGGGCCCAGGGGTAGGGCCCAGAGGGGGTAATGGGACGAACCCGTTTATTCAGAAAATTGAAgtgaaaattatgaaataatgaGATTTATACAGAAGTAAAACAGAATGTATTGAAACCCTGGAATGTAATGGCAACCGTTTATCTAGCTTTGCTTTCATCACGTAGTTTGTTTGTGGATTCACTATATCTTTGTAACACatatagtgtttgtgtgtattcttATGATGTAGAAGCACCTGTTGAAGCAGGGTAATGTGGAGCGGACTCCCGTGGCCTTTCTGAACCACGGAAACTCTGACAACCGACTGCTGGTCATCATCAAGAACAAGGACTTAGCAGGACACGTACACAAGGTCGGTAAACGTGTTCTGCTCCTTGACCGGGGCAGTAAACAAAGTTTCCTTATAAATAGAAGTCTCATTTCATCTAAAGGGCCACCTGCAAAATGTATAAACCACGCCGTCGTGACTTCCTCCACGGGGGTTCCTCGTAGTCATGGGGTTTGTTTTCGTTTCGTGTTGGTGCACACATCAGATCCCCAACCTGGTTTCCCTGAAGCGCCGCCCCTCTGTCGTGTTTGTGGGAATCGATTCGCTGGGCGACATCAGGAACAACAGCTACAACGAGCTCTTTGTGTCCGGAGGCTGCGTCATCCCCGACGAGTCCATCCTCAGTCCAGACTTCATCACTCGCGGTAGGTCAGGGATCGAACTCCCGTAGCAGGATCCAACTAAGCCTGTTTTTCAGGTGATACTGATCATAAAATATTGTGATAGAGGTGGAtcaatatatactttttttgtgAATCATTGGTGGTGGATTTTGCTGTCTCCTGTTGATTAACGCGATGTTGACCCGCAGGTCGACTGACTGAGCTGCTGATGTTCCTGGAACAACATAGCTCCCAGGACAGCGTCTGGAAGTGGAAGGTTCACTGCAAAACCCACAAGAAATTGAAAGAACAAGCCAGGTACTGACTCCGTGTCGACACTAGGAGGCGCTGCTGTTCTCTATAACAACAGACAGAAGAATAACTGAATAGATTCACAGCCACACTCATGTTATTTCTTGAAACGTTCGCGTTATTTTATTAAACCTTTTGACGTTACTTTGTGAAAGTTTTACGttaattcattacattttaacgTTATTTCGTTAAAACTTTTGACGTTACTTCGTGAAACTTTCTCTTTACTTCGTGAAACTTTCAGGTTATAACATGAAAACGTATTACTATCACATGACCCGTCATGTTTGATAATGAGTGGATAGTCCTTAACTGAGGATATGGCTCACTTACACaattttaaagtgtgtgtgtgtgtgtgtgtgtgtgtgtgtgtgtgtgtgtgtgtgtgtgtgtgtgtgtgtgtgtgtgtgtgtgtgtgtgtgtgtgtgtgtgtgtgtgtgtgtgtgtgtgtgtgtgtgtgtgtgtgtgtgtgtgtgtgtgtgtgtgtgtgtgtgtgtgtgtgtgtgtgtgcgcgcgcgcgcgctctcgTGCGTGTCAGGTTCAGGAGAGACGCAGCCGATATATTGGACGTACTCTCAGCCTATCAGAAGCGGCAGATCGTTGAGTTCCTGCCGTATCACCGCTGCGACATGGTGAACCACATATCGCCCGACGTGGACTGTCTCATCGAGCTCCAGGCCCGGTACACGCAGTACCGACAAACCATCTTCCTGACCGGCGAGTACCGGCACGAAACTCTCCACACCAGTCACTCGGTCGACCGCCTGAAGCGTAACGACTTATCTTAACGCCctcggtttctttttttcactcagaGCGTTGCATCGAGAAGCTCCCTGCCTACCTCAGCGCCGGCATCATCGTGACGGGCATCGATGAACTATTGCACTACTTCACCAGACTGGTCGGTTTCTACGACAACAAGGACAAGCAACCGGCCCAGGACGCTGTGCTGCCGACCGAAGGTCAGTTGTGGCCGATTTCGTTTAAATTCCACGTGCATAGACAGTTCATATACATACACACGAATACACCCAGGAGTTCCTCCACCAAAGGCGAGAATACACGGgataaaaacagtaaatatgATAAGTACAATCAATCAATGAATAAGTGAACCTGTAGTCGTAAACATTTGAGTTACAAGTGCAAGAAGAGTTTAGTAGGAcggcagaaaatggaaaaaaagaattgcttttagccttttatttatttaattataaaaatcataataaaggATGTCAGAAAAACATATAAACTATTGGCTTTAAATCACTTGAGCTACAATCCAAACTTTATCTTCTCCCTAAGAAAAACCCTAAAAACCTTCTCTACgaaaatgttaataaatatttCGCTGCCCGCTCGCTCGTCAATGAAAGCATCAAGAAGTGTCCAGACTGATTCTCCAGATCAAATTAAGCTACAAATAATTCTCACATCCTTGGGACATTAATCGAGTCTTTACAACCGTTTCTTCTCCTTTGCCCAACTTCTCACTGTATCTCCGAATCGTGACGGTTATGGTttagaattttacaaaaaatgttctCACAAAAAAAGCTTCTTCACGTCTCTACTGAATTCCACTAGACAAGGTTTTCTTCCACCCGCTCTTATCTGGGTCAACCATCTCTCTTTGTTAAAGAAAAACCCCCCACACACTTTGCAGGTTGCTGCGACGCTCTAACTGGGTAAATAAGAGCTTTATTTCTCTGCCTCAGGCCTTTTGCTCTGCAGAAGCAGGTTCCCTCGGGGCCAATAAAGgtttccttcattcattcaaatggACTTTTGTTGCGATACTTCCTGTCTGACGTATCGCAGCTCAGGATAGAAGAGTGGCCGAACAAAAGAGGCATGTTGGTGctctgaaaaaacagacgatggGTTTGGGGAAGTGGGAGTTCCAGTCGTGATCCTCGTGTGGATCCTCTGAGCATTTCTTCATGTTGCTTGACACCAGTAGATTTATCGTTGTTGCTGCTCTGGGTTTGGTTGTCCAGTCACAAGAGCCCTGAACTGGTAGACGTAGAGTGGGGATCACTTGGGAGTGTACTCACCACACAACCATCAATGTGCCTGCGGAGATGTTCATGTCGGTCACTGGCATCCGGAGGAAtcgggagcaactggacttggtcgAGTCAAGATGTTTGCTCATTAACAATAAAACCAGCCGAGGGGCttgactgtgtgtttgacattgaATGGAAATCCATTATCcaataatcaattattcataTCAACCTTACTGTTGAAAACCAGGAAAAACCAGAGGTCCAGCAGTTGGTAGCGGCGTCAGTCTGGACCGACAGAGCGACTCTCCCGTCCCTCGAGCTGTGTCAGTACACGGATTAAAACAAGTATCAAGATCAATGCAGcacaaccagaaaaaaagaaaagaaatcctcttTTAATCCACGAAGTTGTCGAGCTCCGGTCCAGACCCACCTGTCAGCTTCTACTGTCATTCTGCTTCCTGTCCCTCTGtcgcctccttctcctctgcgcTCGAGCCCGGCCGGTACATCGACCGATATTAGACTTTCACCGGCCTAtcggtatcagcgcttatgtttacagATATTCAATCTTTTGttgtacagaataaaacaatgcagaaagaaaatctgcatttattttgtatacatatgtatatatgtatctatatatatatatatatatgtatgtgtgtatatatatatgtgtatgtgtgtgtatatatatatgtgtatatatatatcggccggtgtatcggaaatcttgtactccctaatattgatttcggcattggcccccaaaaatccatatcttctctcctctccttcttccacctcttctctccttctaccttctctcctctccttcttccacctctcctctccttcttccaccttctctcctctccttcttccacctctcctctccttcttccaccttctctcctctccttcttccatctctcctctccttcttccaccttctctccttcttccaccttctctcctctccttcttccatctctcctctccttcttccaccttctctccttcttccaccttctctcctctccttcttccatctctcctctccttctaccttctctcctctccttcttccatctctcctctccttcttccaccttctctcctctccttcttccacctcttctctccttctaccttctctcctctccttcttccacctctcctctccttcttccaccttctctcctctccttcttccatctctcctctccttcttccaccttctctccttcttccaccttctctcctctccttcttccatctctcctctccttctaccttctctcctctccttcttccacctctcctctccttctaccttctctcctctccttcttccatctctcctctccttcttccaccttctctccttcttccacctctcctctccttctacCTTTTTTCCCATTGTGCCACTGCGTCTCTGTGCTTCTCTGActcctctgctctgtcctcAGGTGTCGGCAGGCAGCTGAGTCACTGCGACTCTGTGTCAGCCTCCGAACGCTCTCCCTCTATCTTCCCTGAGCCCgtccatcccctctcctccggcGAGCTCCCGCCGCAACACCTCCATCTCCGGCCGCCCGGCTCGGGCCGCCTCTCCGACCAGCTGGTCCCGGACGCGTCCTTCAAGGACGGCGCGCCGCCGCACTCGGACACGGACTTCGAGGTTCTCCGACAGGCCATCTCGCAGCTGCGGACCGAGCGCCAggcgcagctgcagcagctacaGCAGCAGTTGGAGTCGCAGAAGGAGTTGAGCACCAACCACCAGCAGAAGAGCGTTGTCTCCAATGCGGTTCGCAGAGGTCACGGACGCACCACTCCGCCTCCCGTCGGTCAGGGAGGCCCCGCCCAGTCGGTCCAGCTCACCCCCGGCAGGAAGGCGGTAGTCGCCACTCTGGAGCAGATTCACTCGACCATGAAGCTGGAGCTGGCTCAGGGGCAACGGAGGCGGGGCCGAGTGGAGCCTCCTGTGGAGGAACAGAGGATGGGAAGAAGTCCCGGTGGAGGGCGAGGTGAAAGAGAGCCGGGGGGCGGTGCTGCGGCGAGAGCGGCGGCGGGCCTTCTGGGAATACACAGTAAAAGCGACACATCTACCTCGTTGTCCAATCACAGCACAGTCGCAGTCATACGACCGAGTGACCGGACAGACTCGAccggtgcagagagagagaaagcagatCAGCGAGGTGAACCCGCGTTTCCCGAGGCAGCTAAACCCGGTGCAGCCCCCTGCAGCGCCTCCTACTGTCCAGTAGAGGGCGACAGATCAAGGTTGGTGAATACAACAGTCTGGTTTGTCCACAGTTCAAAGGGGCCGTGAGCGATGTCGTTCTTCTGAccgcactggtcggggctcgaacctgcagcctcgggttacgggagacggacgcgctaaccacgaaGCCACAAGCCccgagtcgtagcgtctgtcgcgCTGTGTGATCCCGAATCGATTAATCCTGCACTGCCCCGTTTTCTGTTTGCCACTTTGGGGACGGAGGTTCATCCTGGGTGGGCAGTTGGTTCAGTGGGTGGTGGGTTGCGACCCGCAATGTCAAGACCACGCCGCTGGTTGTGTGGTCCAACACCTACTGCCGAGTCCTAACAGTTGAAGATTTGAATTAACCTGTGCAGGATTATTGATTAGTAAATTCTCGAGGAGGCAGACAATTGAATTAAcgaaacaaacataaatgtatttttttctttttctctattCTTAACATTGCTATAATCTCATTCTTAGAATATTAGAATATGACacctatttcttttttgtttttcattgtgtttttctctttgcagaCAAACGCAGTCGGGCCAGGACTGGTCGACGCGAGGAGAGGGGGCGCTACCGGGGAACGGCACAGCCGGTGGCACCGTGGTAACCAGAAGTGAAACCACGGTAACGCGTCaggaggacaacaacaacaacaacaacaacaaccttgcTCCTTCCCGACTACAACAACACATCCCGGAACCCCGGCAGCATCTGCAGCTCCCCCCGAGTCTGTCACACCCACCACACCCACCACACCagcagtggagctcgggcctCCTGCAGCGCCCCCTGTTGCCTCACCACCCCGGCCAGCCTTTCTCCTCGGGCCCCATGTTGAGGCCTCTGGCAGCCATGGGCAGGACGAGGGGCCTCCTGGGGCCCACGCCTGTCTGGCCAGGGGGCCTGAGCCCTGCGGCGGCCGCCGCCATGGTGTGGGGTTTGCCCGGTCCCGGACTGCTGGGCGTGTACCACAACCCTGCGGGTCAGGGCGGCAACAGGTACAGAGGGGGGCAACGAGGAGGGTTCAACCGGATGTGACCGTCCACACGTCACCTGCAGCTCATGTgacttataaaaaaaagtgtaaaggaAGAAGACGGACGAACTGCCTCACACGTCTTCCACTGGAAACTCTGTGTCTTGTTTGGTTTGTGGCCCAGGgagctgtttgtgtttagttAGTGACGCGAACAGACTGATTTTAacttaaaaatcattttttatgttttttttttacatcagagGGGTTTTTTGTATTAAACCTGCCTGCGTAAACCAGAGTCTGCGTTCATGTTTGATCTGTCAACACGATGGAAACACGATCATCGTTCTGTGTCGCGGTCAGACGTCTGAATTTTATTGTACATGAATGTACGTTGGAGGAGTTTTGAATCTCTAGTCTTCAGTAACTgcaaaattttatttttaattttaaaatctaaattgcACTGAGCCCCTGACGTCCTgaaggatgtttttctttttattctgtctgcacaagagatatatatatatatatatatacatggtgCAAACAATATTATAACATGATAATAatcaaatgtgtatatatatatatatatatgggtgcAAGATTAAAACATTATCTTCTGAGACTTTGGAGGCTccatgaattttaattttttatgaatttacaACATTTAATTAAAGATCTCCTCCTTCTGAAATCAATAATTAACTCTTTGGTCTTCccaacatttaattaaaaacatttttaagtgaGGATTCAACCTCGCTTTCGTAGGCCAGGTCCTCACCGTAGTCAGTCGTTACCTTTCGATTATCcttgaactattttttttttattcaaatcctGAACCAAATATTCTTAAAAGAAACTTTGCTTTGACTCAGTTGAACTTCCGTCACGTTGATCCTAGGTATTTTCAAACCTTCGTCGCTCTACGTGACCACACACGAGAATCTCCCCCATTTCGACCGTCGTTCCCAGTTTGACCTTTAAAACTCCCAAACCGCAGATTTGTTTCTCAGTTTAATTGTACAATCAATAGATTCATAATGGCGTGATCAAGTTTCAGTTCAGACCATGTGGATTTTAAGATCAATTTCTCCTTTCTtgaactgatttttaaaaaaacgtgtttaGTCGGGCTGCAACTTACAGTTGATTGATTTTCTTCAGTAGTTCTTGAGTCTATGAAATTTGGAATCAACGTCATTCACACGTGATTAGAatgattttgatatttgtaCTTATAGACTCAATCAATTGATTGATAATAAAAACAGTTGCCAAATGTAACAAATCAACTGGT is a window from the Scophthalmus maximus strain ysfricsl-2021 chromosome 6, ASM2237912v1, whole genome shotgun sequence genome containing:
- the tasora gene encoding protein TASOR isoform X3; its protein translation is MSICSTNCGSGLARLNSQPVEASKERAQFTVWSGDLVNGDRVLFQISLRSFFPPFLPQGLPEKLKIGCVMRLDQATRLLPSGLFSYHLYDSSKEVVEDGHFCRLLEVIDRSRSTTNVTKLLQELEMKRVVLVIPLPDRGFLFLLSSVQMASPSERDVSWKRCLQGLFVFPETRDVAKSTSSCAPSPYDASESSTSGATLMPHLNRFIPALHHSLVKARANSPPELSASVERQAREYLIGLKEGKLRQYPMGEYDSNQDEQEKQFAVPKHHQVNMDFYLHSYLYNPAIYLLSMARARQVVEAHCGPEEPQQQQQQQQQQARPRKSCAGGPRQSTGKKVTGNSRDGQTNSEKMQQLIDLVLTCKRNAENEVRREEGRDGGPKAPGRKRRMEQQTAARALKFLKATQEPGNNDKIPVEGSLAPESPDSLTSAIGSVGLRDVHLREDGSELASKLLKLLTGLNQAARGLVAQEEQRESSPFDRLATKLGLPTSCDIDLRKQEELEEQAAGSVSSLEGFSPSSHGGEMNHHKGGGGLRRGAGGYEEEEEEWPIPWVLIPITGLCSERYAQGDRNIPQDPRFQHLSVATGVAAATEPPRSSPALSPGPSPPPSPFRCPSREPSPPPSPSQCPSPDPSPPLSPSQCPSPEPSPPPSPSPSPQPSSPAPCAAPLLGLSPSPPPALCRSPEPMELNPLNEADLGANEDGLAPTASREFTVQTMPKPSHNAVSCSPAGTSKDRREGEEPSVFPSIRPCIPPAPEERRTSPSPPLSAQAKEYSEGEVMEVDAVLVVEEKESQPAEKLQLQKEEEEATEGKRDDEEEEVVDMIHEAASERKQKGDVKEAVGVSLLAPPPPRPFRDIDSIVDKHLGNFSSEIQLFLQEKSINYSFPQSPHSTSDTVAPRHAIPRTLTSQFSQYVSYYNRCPPVQDYVSSLQDSISGMLTEFRDGRQSRAGTEKSLASSVSAFVASIRADATTTSDSQTPALSRGGEVWQAAVNTRQFPDATIDRNSPASGVTLPLPTSAARSVYKAAHGTDLHPPPNNLPQSHCSRNVEIKRTAAHDVAQSQEDSFTKAVHCATDAEGGVRLAGSNSASTPPGSGGVSKPTAEPSHPPELVSSSAPVSAPATALSSLISQMQPEVFNSLVKIIRDVKKNSLQFYLHSTEPGDQVYDEVKKHLLKQGNVERTPVAFLNHGNSDNRLLVIIKNKDLAGHVHKIPNLVSLKRRPSVVFVGIDSLGDIRNNSYNELFVSGGCVIPDESILSPDFITRGRLTELLMFLEQHSSQDSVWKWKVHCKTHKKLKEQARFRRDAADILDVLSAYQKRQIVEFLPYHRCDMVNHISPDVDCLIELQARYTQYRQTIFLTERCIEKLPAYLSAGIIVTGIDELLHYFTRLVGFYDNKDKQPAQDAVLPTEGVGRQLSHCDSVSASERSPSIFPEPVHPLSSGELPPQHLHLRPPGSGRLSDQLVPDASFKDGAPPHSDTDFEVLRQAISQLRTERQAQLQQLQQQLESQKELSTNHQQKSVVSNAVRRGHGRTTPPPVGQGGPAQSVQLTPGRKAVVATLEQIHSTMKLELAQGQRRRGRVEPPVEEQRMGRSPGGGRGEREPGGGAAARAAAGLLGIHSKSDTSTSLSNHSTVAVIRPSDRTDSTGAEREKADQRGEPAFPEAAKPGAAPCSASYCPVEGDRSRQTQSGQDWSTRGEGALPGNGTAGGTVVTRSETTVTRQEDNNNNNNNNLAPSRLQQHIPEPRQHLQLPPSLSHPPHPPHQQWSSGLLQRPLLPHHPGQPFSSGPMLRPLAAMGRTRGLLGPTPVWPGGLSPAAAAAMVWGLPGPGLLGVYHNPAGQGGNRYRGGQRGGFNRM
- the tasora gene encoding protein TASOR isoform X1; the protein is MDDDGPSRREAVRPRRLSAAAECGANASPQDGEATAAQPPRDTRGGAERPPSGGGGWIAERRNSLVHQRHMPMEPKKFHIPRKTKEKRALFQYVSTESREFEDMVTSLTSSYFDAGSAGCFTYSKPRQVHSELQEKEFVEKRREMKVDGRADKELEESYCFLLADADKLPLLCENGLCVGQSWMTVLGNPSKGVYLSRYSDLLQINTFTPGATGEIIIYKVMKGKVKSIYENMKNLLDPTPRFDSHIFKNASKVTSLTSYRAFEFTQQYFYEYLFDELRQRPRQVCPYAVVSFQFKGKDTPLLRLNSQPVEASKERAQFTVWSGDLVNGDRVLFQISLRSFFPPFLPQGLPEKLKIGCVMRLDQATRLLPSGLFSYHLYDSSKEVVEDGHFCRLLEVIDRSRSTTNVTKLLQELEMKRVVLVIPLPDRGFLFLLSSVQMASPSERDVSWKRCLQGLFVFPETRDVAKSTSSCAPSPYDASESSTSGATLMPHLNRFIPALHHSLVKARANSPPELSASVERQAREYLIGLKEGKLRQYPMGEYDSNQDEQEKQFAVPKHHQVNMDFYLHSYLYNPAIYLLSMARARQVVEAHCGPEEPQQQQQQQQQQARPRKSCAGGPRQSTGKKVTGNSRDGQTNSEKMQQLIDLVLTCKRNAENEVRREEGRDGGPKAPGRKRRMEQQTAARALKFLKATQEPGNNDKIPVEGSLAPESPDSLTSAIGSVGLRDVHLREDGSELASKLLKLLTGLNQAARGLVAQEEQRESSPFDRLATKLGLPTSCDIDLRKQEELEEQAAGSVSSLEGFSPSSHGGEMNHHKGGGGLRRGAGGYEEEEEEWPIPWVLIPITGLCSERYAQGDRNIPQDPRFQHLSVATGVAAATEPPRSSPALSPGPSPPPSPFRCPSREPSPPPSPSQCPSPDPSPPLSPSQCPSPEPSPPPSPSPSPQPSSPAPCAAPLLGLSPSPPPALCRSPEPMELNPLNEADLGANEDGLAPTASREFTVQTMPKPSHNAVSCSPAGTSKDRREGEEPSVFPSIRPCIPPAPEERRTSPSPPLSAQAKEYSEGEVMEVDAVLVVEEKESQPAEKLQLQKEEEEATEGKRDDEEEEVVDMIHEAASERKQKGDVKEAVGVSLLAPPPPRPFRDIDSIVDKHLGNFSSEIQLFLQEKSINYSFPQSPHSTSDTVAPRHAIPRTLTSQFSQYVSYYNRCPPVQDYVSSLQDSISGMLTEFRDGRQSRAGTEKSLASSVSAFVASIRADATTTSDSQTPALSRGGEVWQAAVNTRQFPDATIDRNSPASGVTLPLPTSAARSVYKAAHGTDLHPPPNNLPQSHCSRNVEIKRTAAHDVAQSQEDSFTKAVHCATDAEGGVRLAGSNSASTPPGSGGVSKPTAEPSHPPELVSSSAPVSAPATALSSLISQMQPEVFNSLVKIIRDVKKNSLQFYLHSTEPGDQVYDEVKKHLLKQGNVERTPVAFLNHGNSDNRLLVIIKNKDLAGHVHKIPNLVSLKRRPSVVFVGIDSLGDIRNNSYNELFVSGGCVIPDESILSPDFITRGRLTELLMFLEQHSSQDSVWKWKVHCKTHKKLKEQARFRRDAADILDVLSAYQKRQIVEFLPYHRCDMVNHISPDVDCLIELQARYTQYRQTIFLTERCIEKLPAYLSAGIIVTGIDELLHYFTRLVGFYDNKDKQPAQDAVLPTEGVGRQLSHCDSVSASERSPSIFPEPVHPLSSGELPPQHLHLRPPGSGRLSDQLVPDASFKDGAPPHSDTDFEVLRQAISQLRTERQAQLQQLQQQLESQKELSTNHQQKSVVSNAVRRGHGRTTPPPVGQGGPAQSVQLTPGRKAVVATLEQIHSTMKLELAQGQRRRGRVEPPVEEQRMGRSPGGGRGEREPGGGAAARAAAGLLGIHSKSDTSTSLSNHSTVAVIRPSDRTDSTGAEREKADQRGEPAFPEAAKPGAAPCSASYCPVEGDRSRQTQSGQDWSTRGEGALPGNGTAGGTVVTRSETTVTRQEDNNNNNNNNLAPSRLQQHIPEPRQHLQLPPSLSHPPHPPHQQWSSGLLQRPLLPHHPGQPFSSGPMLRPLAAMGRTRGLLGPTPVWPGGLSPAAAAAMVWGLPGPGLLGVYHNPAGQGGNRYRGGQRGGFNRM